The genomic DNA CAAATTCAGGCGCATTCGTTTGTCCAAATGGAACTAAACCAGCTTTTTCAACTGCTTGGACATAATTCGAATTTTTAGACGCTCGGTGTTGTTCAAAAATCCGTGAACCAGAAGTTGCTAACCAGCCTTTTTTTTCTTGTCCTAGCATTTTTAAAGGAAATGGGATTCCTGCTAGTAGCGAATCACTCTCCAATTGTGGTTGTTTTCCATTTGATTGGAAATCAAGTGATTCAAGTGTGACAAATGCGTTGATTTCTGGATTGAGCTTTTCGATTTTTCGCTTTGTTTCTGTAAAAAGTTCTTCCGAGCTGAATTGCTTTGTTTTTAAACCATTCGCAAGATATGTTGCATCTTTCATGCTCTCCCTCCTCAGTTACGGTTATTTTCTCATATGACAGAAAAAGCAACAATGTTTACGCCTAGTCTCTTATTCTAAATAGAAAAACACTTAAAGCAGCTGAATGCTTCAAGTGTTCTACTCTAGTTATAAGAATGAAAGAGGTATTACGACATCGAGCGTAATTTCCCTCTAAATTCGTCGATTGAATGGTAGCCTTTTTCCGCCATGATCGTCTCCAATTCTTTACTGATACGATCAAAAATAGCTACTCCCTCTTTGTGAAGTTCCGTGCCGATCTGTAACATACTTGCGCCACATAATAAATGTTCAAAAGCATCTTGTCCATTGCGGATACCGCCAGTACCGATGATTTTGATCTCTGGTTTCAAGCGGGTATAAAATGCCCGGACATTCGCTAACGCAGTAGGTTTGATATATTCTCCTCCAAGTCCACCAAAACCATCTTTTGGTTTGATGACGACTGTTTCACTCTCAGTATCGATATAAAGGCCATTTCCCACACTGTTGATCGAGTTCACATAGGCGATCGGGTACTGATTCAAGATTTCCGCCATTTGATCAAAGTGGGCGAAATCAAAATAAGGAGGAAGTTTGATCCCCAACGGTTTTGAGAACACTTGAAAGACTTCTTTCAATAAAGCTGCTGTTGCCTCGAAATCGTAAGCTAGCTGCGGTTTTCCTGGAACGTTCGGGCATGAAAGATTCAGCTCAGTGATCCCTTGGTAATCACTTTCTTCGATCAACTTCAACATTTCCAGATTTTCCTCTGCACTCATACCGGCAATCGAGAAAAACAATGGTTGTTCTTGTCCATGCTCTTTCTCGTAGGCCAATGCATAATCCAGATAATAGGAAAAACCTAAGTTTGGTAAGCCCATCGAATTGATACTCCCCAGTGGCACATCATAATAACGAGGTTCAGGGTTTCCTGCTCGCTCATTGATGGTACAGCTTTTTGTAATGAACGCCCCCGCATTCGAATGTGCAAGTTCATCTAATTCCGCTGTAGTCATGCAATGGACACCAGAAGCGTTCATCAAGGGATTTTCAAAAGAATGATTTAAGAAAGTAGTCGTTAAGCTCAAGTTATTCTCTCCTTTTAATAAAGCGTTTTTTCTAGTGTATCATTTAAGCGAACAAAATCAACAAAAATTTATCGAATGTTCGATCAATCATCGATTTCTGAAGACAATACTTCTCCTGTTTGACTATTGATTTTTACATTTGTCGTTTGGTTGCCATTTTTCACTTTGACATCCCAATAAGTAGTTCCTAATTCTTTATCAAGGTCCCAATCTGTAGCAGTTCCAGCGCCAACTTTTTCAACCGCGATTTTCCCAGCTTCTTCGATCGAGATCAGATTGCTGACATCTAAACCGTCTTCTGATTTTTTCTGGCCGTTTTGTTCGTCACGATCTAATTGCTCTGGATTCTCTGCCTCAAGTTTTTCGTCCATCGCATTGATTTTCACTGAATATTCGTTTTGATCATCGACACCTTCAATTTTGTAGAAGTAGCTTCCCCAATCACTATCGAGTTCTAAGCTAGTGATTGCTGCATCTGGGTATTTGTTTTGGAATAATTCAATCGCGCGATCCGCAGAAACTTGAATATCAGGGTTTGCTGTTTGTGAAGAGGATGAATCACTAGAAGCAGCAGAACCAGCAGTTGTGCTAGATTCTTCTGTCTTATTCGTAGAAGTTACGGTCGTTTCTGACGACTGGTTGGTCGTACTTGAAGGGGTATTTGTTTGGTTTGGCTGGCACCCCGCTAAAAGTAGTAAAGAAAATAAGCCTGTAAAAATAACTTTTGATTTCATAACAATTCTCCTTTTTATTAGGTATCTATTCTCAGTATAACGAAAAGAGTGAATACTGTCAGCCGATACCATGAAAAATCGGTCTACAGTCTGATTTTAAAAAAAAAGAAGAACCTGTTTTTACGTAAAAAAGTAAAAACAGGTTCTTTTCATTTAAATAAAAAAAACAAAAAATTAGTTAGTTATTTTCGATGCATTGGGATCGAATTGTTCCCTGGATGGACTAACAAGTACTGGATCACATCGATATTGCTCGATTCAAAGGATGCGGCACAGGCTTGTAAATAAAGATCCCACATACGATAGAACCGATCACCCATCTCCTGAGTCACCTGCTCTTGAACCGCATGGAAACGTTGTGTCCAATGTTGTAATGTCCATTGGTAATCA from Enterococcus mundtii includes the following:
- a CDS encoding dihydroorotate oxidase; this translates as MSLTTTFLNHSFENPLMNASGVHCMTTAELDELAHSNAGAFITKSCTINERAGNPEPRYYDVPLGSINSMGLPNLGFSYYLDYALAYEKEHGQEQPLFFSIAGMSAEENLEMLKLIEESDYQGITELNLSCPNVPGKPQLAYDFEATAALLKEVFQVFSKPLGIKLPPYFDFAHFDQMAEILNQYPIAYVNSINSVGNGLYIDTESETVVIKPKDGFGGLGGEYIKPTALANVRAFYTRLKPEIKIIGTGGIRNGQDAFEHLLCGASMLQIGTELHKEGVAIFDRISKELETIMAEKGYHSIDEFRGKLRSMS
- a CDS encoding PepSY domain-containing protein, which translates into the protein MKSKVIFTGLFSLLLLAGCQPNQTNTPSSTTNQSSETTVTSTNKTEESSTTAGSAASSDSSSSQTANPDIQVSADRAIELFQNKYPDAAITSLELDSDWGSYFYKIEGVDDQNEYSVKINAMDEKLEAENPEQLDRDEQNGQKKSEDGLDVSNLISIEEAGKIAVEKVGAGTATDWDLDKELGTTYWDVKVKNGNQTTNVKINSQTGEVLSSEIDD